CAGTGAATTAAACCCCACCACGTGGGTTTCTAGTGTTTCTCTTCGCGACAGCCACCATATGAACAGATCTTTCCCTCTATCTGCCCACCTATCTTTTGAGTTGCAACTACAAAGATCGCAGTCATATATCCACGCCGTGATCGCAATCAAAATCCCCCCAAATATCCCAGATACCGCACAGAAAAAAGACCCTCTCCGCTCCAGCACTTGCAGAGGAAGTGAGTGGACTTGGTGTGTATAAAGATCAAAACACAGGCAAagcaagctggagaagctaAAGGTATATTAAGTCCTATGTCAACCACATGGGAAAGGCCCGACTAACGCCAAATAGAGAAGTCTACGGAGCTCACCCAGAACGTCGCTATGACCTCTACTATCTCACAAGACTCCGCCGAAGCCTCAAGTGGTACAGCCGCAAATCATCACCCGTTTCACGGAAATCTGGTTAAGGGACCATCCAGGAGAAGGACTTCGAATCGAGCTCAGCTCTGCGGACAATCATACACGATCTCGAGAGAACGACTGAGCTTTGTAACTTGAAGTTGCAGCGTCTAGAAGCGACCAATTTGGAATTTTGGGAACGACAGGCTATAGAGCTGGGGGCTCATGTGCAGGTCAAAACAGAGCACCCGACGGCTCCATCATCGACCAAACCGTCACTCAAAAGACAAGCCTCGTCAGCATATAACACAATGAATAAGAATTCGAAGAAGGCCCGAGTTCTGCCGGCGAAACGCTCGTCACGGTATTGTGTGAAACTCTCTGATTCGGATCtaacagatgatgatgagtttTCAATCTAACGGCAGCGATATTCCTTTGGGTGGTCGGATAGTTTCAATGTGGAAATCCTACCTACTCTACCAGAGGTATAACTCCTCGAATAGTGTCTAGTCCAAGGAACTACAGGGCGGATTCTGCTAGGGATAATCATCCTTCGACACTCATTTCACGATGATCTCTTAAAAAAATGCTTTCGATGAGTCTATGATGGATACATGTGGTTACTTTGCGTTTGTCTTTTAACCTTTGGTGGTTTTCTTACAGTATACTCATTAATAAGAGCAAGTTGAGTTCAAGTCTCTTTATGACTTTTCACAGGACATTATCCAGTGCTGTAGTACTATAGTTTCTCCACGTTGCTACTATAACACACAGAATCGCGTATACCACTCACTCACGATTGAGATATAGTCTATGAAATATGCACATTCATTACATATTAATGCCATTTTAACATACAGTTCATTCCTCATCAACCCAAAACCGCACGACATCTCATGCAGACTCTCCACGACACCCCATTTAAGCTCGCCATGCGCCAAGTCCCTGGGACTCCCTGGGACGGGTGTTCACCATTGACCTGTCCCAAAAGAGGTTGGCAGGCCCTCCTTTCTCGGAGAACTTCAGGAATTTCGCTCCGCTGGCCTTATATAAGGCAAATTTTCACAATAATATAAACTTTGGTAGAGGTTTAAGCTAAGGATCTCGATCTAGTTTAGTTcattttaaataaatctgCAGCCACGAGTAGAATCTTTATACAAAGATAggataatataaattaaaatacaGTTATACATAATTCTAAGAACTCTTGGTACGATCTAACGCAACAGGAAGAAATGCGACATCACCCGTGGCATCAGAATACGACAGTCTACTACCACCTTCATCAACTTTACCCCGGAAAATGACCTTTCAGACTGGTAGGAATACGAGATGGGGTCCGTGCCCGTCCTTCAGGGCCATGTCAATAAGATCAGGAGGTATTATATAAACCTCACGGATCAAAAACCTCTGGACCGTGCGTTGGCAGGCCAGTTGCGGGTGAAACGCCAGCATTGCCACGTTGTATCCTCTGAAAGCTAGCTCGTTTATACATTTCTTTTGTCGTTGGTAACAACACacattatttattctagcaTAGGGCCGATGAATATTTAGGGTTGAGGTGAAGACAGGTGACTGCGAGATCAGCACATGATAGTCTAGGCCCTAGACAtggttggagatggagacGTGGCATGATGGGGATCTGAGATCGCTGGAGTCGTGGACTGAATCGTCCAGGTGGAGCTTAAGATTAGTGATCAGTTTGCCCCTTCGAATCTAACTTGAGGAGGAGTATCTCACGCGGGTTTAGCCGAGGTAGCGAAACCCATTCACAAGACAAATGTTTCTTGACCACGAGAACAGGATATACGAGGGATGTAAAGACCCTTGAACAACGCACGTCGGACGTCACGCATTAGAAGCATACAGAGCAAGGATCAGGACAAATCAGATTCAGGATATTCTAATCGTCGGTTAAAGATCTCACTTTAATATTCCTGGTGTCGCATACACTCGGCGTCCGATCGGTAAATCGGCTTACCGCAAGGGGCATCAGCCTCGGTACATTCTTCTCCGTAATGAAGTTCCCATGATTGGCGCacatctcttcctcccccatataaatctataaaactattatagGATGGCCTATCTTTCCCCGCAAAAAGAGTTTTAGTCCTCCCCCAGAAACAACTTACTTTCATTGTGGTGGGCGAAAGCAACAAAAAGCCAGAATCACCATGTCGAAAACATTCTCCCGCGCCGAGGTCGCCAAACACAACACCGAAGACTCCGTCTGGTGCATCATCGACCACCGCGTCTACGACCTCACAGATTTCCTCGACGCCCACCCCGGCGGTAGCGTTGTCCTCAACCAAGTCGCCGGCCAAGATGCGACCGCCGAGTTCTATAACCTCCACCGTCAAGAAGTCCTCGAGAAATACCGCGACGAGCTCTGCATCGGAACCGTAGAAGGCGAAACCCCCGAGATTGCGCCCCGTGAACCCGGCAGCCTTAGCGAAGTCCCCTATGCCGAGCCCCTCTGGCTGCGTCCCGACTTCAAGAACCCCTATTATAAGGAGAGCCATCGTCGGTTGCAGCGCGCCGTGCGCGAGTTCACCGATCGCTATATCTACCCCGAGGCgcaggaaaaggagaaggatggCACATATATCAGTCAGGAGTTGATCGATCGCATGGCGGAGGCTGGCATTTTGGCTATGCGTTTGGGTCCCGGAAAGCATTTGCATGGTCGCAAATTGCTGGGTGGTGCTGTTGATGGAAAGGAGTTCGACTATCTCCACGATTTGATTGTTTCGCAGGAGCTGAGTCGCGCGAATGCTAGAGGTGGGCTTGGTCTTCGGCATTTGCTGTCGTGGCGAGGTGTTGTGTGCTAACGGTTGCTAGGCTTCTCCGACGGAAACATGGCTGGTATGGCTATCAGTTTGACCGCCGTTCAGCAGTGGCTGCGCAATGTCCCTCTTCGCGACCAGATCACCGACGAGGTTCTGTCGGGCAGAAAGAAGATGTGTCTTGCCATTACCGAAGCTTTCGCTGGCAGTGACGTGGCTGGACTGCGTACCACGGCGACAAAGACTCCAGATGGCAAGCACTACATTATCAACGGCACCAAGTACGACCCCTGCCATCGAATACTCGCGACATTGCTAACAATACCGTAGGAAGTGGATCACCAACGGCATGTTCGCCGACTACTTCGTTGTGGGCTGCAGGACCGAGAAGGGCTTCTCAGTGATTTTGGTCCCCCGCGGTGAGGGCGTGGAAACTAAGCTGATCAAGACTTCCTACTCGACCGCGGCCGGTACGGCATACATTCAGTTCGAGAACGTCAAGGTTCCTGTTGAGAACCTGCTGGGCGAGGAACACAAgggcttcatcgtcatcatgaGCAACTTCAACCACGAGCGTTTCATGATGGCCTGCGGTACGATTCGCATGGCCATGACGGTGGTCGAGGAGTGCATGAAATGGTGCAACCAGCGCATTGTCTTCGGCAAGAAGCTGATTGAACAGCCTGTCATGCGACAAAAGTGATTACCAccttttccattctctaGAAAGAATGAAATGCTAACCATAAACAGACTCGCCCGAATGATCTCCCTCTGCGAATCCAACCAGGCCTGGCTGGAATCCATCGCTTACCAAATGTGCAACATGACCTACAAGGAACAAGCGACCCATTTAGGTGGTCCTATCGGTCTGCTCAAGTCGCACGCAACCCGCGCCGCACAGGAGATCGCTGAGCAAGCGACGAACATCTTCGGTGGTCGTGGTTTGACCCAGACCGGTATGGGCAAGGTCATCGAGATGTTCCACCGCACGTATAAGTTCGACGCCATCTTGGGTGGAACAGAGGAGATTCTGGCCGATTTGGGCGTGCGACAGGCTATGAAGAAATTCCCTAAGGCGATGTTGTAAAATATGTACTTCAGGATCTAGATACCATAAATTTGTTATGTTGTTCGATATGATCTTTCTATGGGTACATTTTTCTATGCACGAGCCACGTAGAACATCACCAATTGGCGTTTTCTCAACCATAGTGGCATTGAAACACGCCAGTACATTGTAAACaatggttctttttttatcgcAACGCCATAGTTCGACGCGAATGATGTAGTCCTAAAACCATTCCCTCGTCCACAAGCCCCACCAAACTCCCATTTCCTCCTTAAACCTCCCCTTACAATCATTGCATCGACTGCTGTTCCGAATCCATACTCGTCTCAATCTTCTTAATCACCCGTGCCGGGTTCCCAGCAGCAAAATGAAAAGGCGGCACATCCTAGGCCAAAGTTAGCAATCCACATACCAAcgataagaaagaaaagaaaggaaaagacatACCCTAGTAACCACACTCCCAGCCCCAACCGTACTCCCCCGACCAATCCTCACACCCGCCAAAATAATCACACTACCGCCAATCcaaacatcatcctcaacatGCACTTCCTTACCCGCCTCCGGGCCCTCGAGTCCACGTCGCACAGCAGGATCCATCGGATGCGTGGCACCATAGATACTAACATTGGGGCCGAAGAGCACTCGTTCCCCGATGGTGACAAGACATGTATCCAAGACGAGCAGGTTGAAGTTGAGAAATGTCCCCTTTCCGACTTTGAAATTGAGACCGTGGTCTATTGAAATCGGGGGGTCGACGAAGGGGTCTGTGTCTTTGAATTGGTCTTCATCTGCTTTGGTATCTATGAGAGGTGGTGGGAGGGGACGAGTGTCGCCGATTATACTAGATTTCTGTGAGTACAGTATATATTGCAATTGGGGacaagggagggagggaggtgAGCATACTCTCTCCACAGTTCTACTCTGCGCCGTCTAGATACTTGTCCGGCTTCATTGAACCGTTGACATGCTAATTTGCATCGCTCGCGGTTGGCCTGTAGATCTTCGTCCCAAGCCCAGTATAGCTCGCCATTGAGCATCTTCTGCCACTCTTTGGAGGTGGTCATTGTGTCTATGTAGAGTGCCGGGGGTATAGAATCGTTGGTGATGAAAACTAGGACTTGTCTTACGTACAAGAAGGTCCTCATCTTTATATCATTATACAGTGTACTCCAAGCCCTGCCCCGCCCCCGCGACCTTGAATCGGGCTTTCGGGGTTGGAAGAATTGCTCGAATGGGCAATGGATGCAGGCTGAAGCTTTTACTATATTAGGAAGGTAAGGCAATCAGTTGGAGTTTAGCGTTCTTGTTGATCTAACCTAAGAAGGCTAGTGTATAGCCCGGCAGCCCTTGGCGCTCTTGGCGTTGTTGCTTTGTTTACTTAAATGAGTATCTTGAATACTTGGAAATGTGGCAATGACCCTCTTATGACCTTCGTTCTCATGAATTCATCGTATTTTCTGTAATGGGGCTTCTTTCTGTTGGAGACTCGGCTGGCTTACATGATGGCACACCAGGAAACCAAGTTATTTAAACAATTGGGGCGTCTGGTCTACCTTTGACCGAAACACATATCTTGAACTGAATCAACCATCCAGCAATTACATATAGCCATGTGTGTGCCATCGCTGACAGTGTCACCAAGCACCTTTCCATGCACCGCGACGCTGGTCAATGTCTCCAGACCACCATATGATACCTTTGAGAGTCACGCTCGCTACAGCTCACCCCGGGACTTCACGCGGGCACTATACATTCCTCGTCATGACTCAACAACTTCCCATCTCCCTCTGTATGATGTTGCCGAAGGTTATCAAGACTCCATAAGAGATACGGTCTTCGGTAGCTATCTGCACTCGGCCAAATTGAGTTATATGGATAAGCCACGGGGTGACGACATGAACGCGCGGGTGGAATATTTGGTCGATGCcagcaaaaaggaagaggttaTGGAGATACAAGTTCAGCGCAGAAGCTTGAATCAGAGCGACGACATCAAAGCCAATGCGTAGGTGTTGTCTTTCGATTTTCGGAGAATGCGAACGCTAACCTTGCTAGTCTCATTACCTCATCTGGTAGCGCCAAATTCTTTCTTGTGGCCGATCAGCGCGAACACGCCAGTGGCCCAATGATAACATCTTTCCCTATTGAACCAAGTGTGAGAGGAGAATACAGGGTCCCGCACCCTTATTTCACCTGGCGCCTTCCAGGCCACAAAGAAAAACCCGGAAAATTAGTTCAATGGCAAGTCCACCCAGGACCAAACAGCCTCTTCCGCTACACTTTGGTCAATCTGGATGAGCCCGAGATACTTGCAATTTATATTCATGTTGGCATTGTGGTGTGGCTACCTACAGACTTCAGCGAAGGAGTGCTGTTGCTCCCTGAAAGCGGTGGGCAGGAGCAGGAAGCCGTTGTAATAGCGAGCTTATTGACGATGTTGCACCGGTTGCGTGAAGATAAATCGATGCGCGCTAACAGAAACAGTTCAAGTTCAAGATTTGCGAGGAGGTTCGTGTCCAAACTGCGCCTGCATTAGCCACAAGGCGGGGGGGTATGAAGGCTTGTATACTGTGGCAAAGCGCGCATAACCACCAGAAGATTACAATGTCTCCTCGCTTTAGGCAACATCGTAATAGCATTTCGTTTAATTCATAATATGATATAGCAACTAATTTATGTTTCTAAATAATAAGGTAGTCATGTTGTCGTGCAATTCCAGGACAATGAGTCTTGCAACGTTAGTGGGGACTCGATGAGGCGGATCCTTTGTGCAGTCGACTTACAAAGCTTGTCCAAGAGACATTTTTATCATCGTCAGGTGGTTGGGCAGCACGAGCAGCCCATACTTTCTCTAGAAGGTCTCTAGGCACTGGGTTGCGAATTTCGGATCTCCTTTCAATCTCTTTGAATCGAGATAGAATGTAATACTGTGAATGGCGTGCAAGGGAGTCTGCTCCAGCCATGAAGAGAGGCAAAATGAGCAGTTCGATCAATGGACAGTCCGAAGGTATGGTGGCGGTTGCATCTAAGATCCGAGCCACACATTCTTGTATCTCTGGGCTTTTTGCCGGACGGAGATCGTCCAGTAAGCGAAGTATGCGTAATATACATGCAAACCGGAAACTCTCCGCCACAGCCAGCCAACGAGGGTCAGTACTGGGATACATCTTCTCTTTACTATCCCAAGAGTATAGCTTGTGCTTGGCCACAAGCATGGCGATCTGATATTCATCCCACGTAAGCCACCCCAGTGTGTGCTCTTTGGATTTTTCCAGAATACCACCAATAATCAGGAACACTTCCCGAGGACATCCGTTGACCATCTCAAATGTGCTTTCACTTGCACATGCAACCAGTTCTCGGATATCTTGAGAGAAGCAGAGGCGTTCTGGACCGGCAAAAGCGCGGATAATATCAAGCCTTAAAATCATTAGCACGTATCAAAACACTAGGCTGTTCGGATACCCTACCAGGCGAGGTTACCCAGAAAGAACACAGCCCGCCGACGGTGGCCACTTAGTCCCTCGGAGATCAATAACCGCTTGCAAACGGACATAGCTCCCGTTATATGAATTCCATGAGTCGAAATTCCGGATTCGGCTATCTGTATGAGACGGTCAGGCTCTCATGATGGAAGAATGATGCTTTCTGCTCTCAACCACACTTACATCATGAAGCAATAAAATCTGGATGATGGCAAGAACAGCATCTTgctcatcctccagcaaagTTGATGCTTGACTTCTACGGATCTCTTCACTGAGGGCACGTATAGCTTTCATGCGATATTCCACTGCAGTGGCTTCGTGCATCGTTTGGTTCCCCGTCAACTGCCCAAGATGCGAGGCGGAAAAGCCAAGTACAGCGTATAGTAAACCAATCTGCTTCCGGGCTAGGGGAAGAATATATGATCGATACGGGTTGTCGCTCTCATTACCAATCTCGGAGATCTGATGTGGACATATAAACTCGTCATCTAGACGAGGTCATTACTATGTTTATTAAGAATGCATAAGCAAGGACTACACTTACAATGAGTGAGGAGTGTCTCAGTTTCAGGCAGTCTAAGTATCTCTGCGACTTCGTTGGACATCTCTTGTGTGTCCGCATTGAGTTTGTCCGAGCGCGGCGGGTAAGCTTCCGGGGGTGTCGGAGCCGCATTCATAGTCCCTTGAGTTTGTTGCTGATGGATATCTTGCTCCATATTTGCTCTATCCGCTGCATTTCGAGATCTTTGAGTGCTCACCGGTATCCGAGCgcctttccattttcctcgaCTAGCAATGCCACAAAATCTGAACTGCTCCGGATACCCTCCACATACTAGACCCTTCGATATACAGCGCTGACAATTGGGACGTGCACGATCGCATTTTCGACACTTCTCCCTGCATGTCAAGCATGCAGGCCCTACGTTGTAGTATTATGTCAGGCTGATCCTTTGGACAGAGACTCATTGTTACGTACCGGCCCGGGGCATTTCCACCGATCTACCTGGACAGGTGATTAGATGACATCACCCAGAACATGCGTCGCTAAGTGGAGTTCGTGAGATAAGTTGGGACACAGTTTCAATGGATCATATCGTGCAAGGTCTGTTACCTATGAGTTCATGATAGGCCAAGATCACATGCTGGCTTTTTTGCCCCATTGGGTATTTTGTGGGTCCGCCAATCAACTGGCTCTGCTCGGCATCAGTACTAGTAATGGTAGCACTAGTATTGTGTAGTGTCTCGATTGGCATGTTCCGCCGTAGCTGAGCTTATGTGCTGCTTTTATCGAGCGTCCTTGCGATATGTTTTGAAATAACTTCAAGTTCTTGGTCCATGGCGGCTCACTGTTCCAGTACCAAACGGACAACTCGTGTTCCATTTGGCTGGGAAGTGGTAAGGTGAGTGGTGAATCATAGAACCGTCAGCATGAAAAAAGAACCCATTTTACCAGTTCAAACCACCATCTATAGCAGAGAATAGTGCTTGAGTAATCTGTAACATCTCAGATTATGAAGAAGTGTGTATATGGTCTAGATCGGGGAACAATGAATACCCAAGTACGCCTTGTGGCCCGCCGTGACAGCTCGATCTTACTTCCTTCGGCTTAGCGCGAGGCGCATTCGTTCTGCCTATCGACACGTGAATTGCCCGATAAGCCAAGGGCGCTTCAGCCTttccacatcatcatcgcgACCTCATATACCTACCCAGCAGCTTTTACATTTCTTGAACCAACGAATACTCAATATGGCCGGAAATCTAGATGTCTTACGGGCTGAGAATGTTTTGGATCTTGCTCAGAAGGCTCTACAGGGAGACGGAAGTGTCGAGTACAGTCTCAAGACTCCTTACGAAGCGGTTGCTCTCATCGGCCATGCATGTATGCTGGCTGTGAACTTCCGCCTTGTGGGCCTTGGTGAAGAACACACGATAGGTTTGTACTTTTTAGATTATTCTTGTGctgttatttttcttgttttctctgCTCCTTGCTAATATTTAAACCGCCAGAAGGTTCGTCTGAGAACCCAACTCTTCCGCCAGGATGGAATGCGAACGATACCGTCTCCTTCCGTTACGCTCATTCGCAGTCTTCGATGCAGTATCTGCTCAAAGTCAGCCGTATAGGAAACAATGCCCTTATTTTCGCCCTAGCACTAGGTGATGACAAAACCACTTCCTTTGACATTCCAGTCAAAGACTTCATTTCTGCGTCCGCTTTGCCtgtttcatcatcatcccagTCAAACGCCACCCTCAGTGAAGTTTTCATATCTACACCACGATTAAACGATTTGATCGGGCTATTCAAGATAAACGTGATCCAAAAGCTCGCCCCTGGAATATACAAGGAAGGATATGAGGCCACGAGCCAGTCAGTACGGGAACAGCCACAAGAGAGACCCCCACGACGCGACCCATTGCGAGATGATCAAATCCCACAGCCCGCGCGCCCATATCCATTTGATGATCCCCTGGCGACAAGGCCTCGGCGACCGGTGCCTCCGGGAGACTTTGCACCACCCGGATTCGAGGATGAGTACGAAATTCAGAGACCGCCTCGCGGAATCCCTCTCGGTATGGGAGGCAGAAACCCGCTCAATATCGGAGATCGAGATTTGTATCCACCTGGACTAGGCCCCCATGACCCTCTCAGAGGAGGCATCGGACCAGGActtggcggaggcggaggcggaggtaTGCACCCAACTTTTGATGATCCTCTTTTCGGCGGTCCGCAGGGGGGAGGATATGATCCGCAGGCGCCACCCGGCGCCCGATATGATCCTGTTGGGCCAGGATTTGGAGCGCCTTTCGGGCGAGGACGCGGGCCTTCCGGAGGACGTGGCGccggcggaggcggaggatttggtgggtttgggtttggcgGTGACATCATCTAAGCGCGCGGTTAAGCTCCAGGTAGCTGCTGGTCTAACTTAGTTGGGCAGAAACAGATTCTACGACATGATGACAGATTGGGAGACATAGTTGCCTCCGTTAATGACTTTTTAATGAAAGCTTATGTATTTTAATGGTCCAGATAACAGATCACTATCTCAGTACCACGGTCGTACAAAAGCTGTGACCACTTCGTAATTCTGATCAAGTAGAGGTAGAGATTTCCAGGTGTGGCGGGGTTGGCGATGCTTTGGAGATCCCGGGGGAGGTGTGGCTGGTGACTTGCGGCCTGAGTGCAGTGTGGCGCACGGGCCAACCAGAGCGCAGAGAGGCAGCGACCAAACCTGCACGGCCAGCACCAAACCTCAGTCCAAACCTCCCTTCCactcttcctccttcccctccaaCCCCCATTATCAACTTCATCCCCATTTACACAACCACCGCCGTCGCAATCGGTGTTTGTCCtattagaatttattcttgttttccaaTTCTGTTATTCCTCTAATTTCTTGTATCTTCCTCTTACACGTCACCCTCACCGACAACCTCACGAGACCCGCCCACTCTCAGTGTTCCGCCCCTCCTCACCCACAACCATCCGAGCGTCCTACCCCTTAACGCGTTGTCTGGCATCACTCTAAATGGACAACAATATGGAAATCGATACCGCGCGGTCCCCCGAGCCCCACCGCCTGTCGCCAACGTCTGACCCTGGGTCGATACCGACATTGGACGGATGGATTGAAAATTTGATGAGCTGCAAGCAACTAGCGGAGGAAGACGTGCGGAGGCTGTGTGATCGGGTGTGTTGCTATCCAGGGTTTGCAGGCTTTGGTGCGGGTTGCGGGTGTGACTAATTCTGGGATACAGGCAAGAGAGGTGTTGCAGGAAGAATCCAATGTGCAACCAGTTGTATGtgcttttgttttgattttgtgTTGACTACCTCCCTTCATCGCGGACTGAAGCGACGCGACCGGTCGGATGTTGACTTGGCCATTACAGAAATGCCCAGTGACTGTGTGTGGTGATATACACGGCCAGTTCCACGACTTAATGGAACTGTTCCGCATCGGAGGCCCGAATCCAGACACAAACTATCTGTTCATGGGTACGTACCCGTGCCGGTGTCTTTGGTTGGATCCCTCTAACCCTTTGCTAGGTGACTATGTCGACCGTGGttattactccgtagagaCCGTTACCCTCCTTGTTTGCCTTAAAATCCGTTACCCCCAGCGTATCACCATCCTCCGTGGAAACCACGAGTCCCGTCAGATTACTCAAGTTTATGGATTCTACGACGAGTGCTTGCGTAAATATGGCAATGCCAATGTCTGGAAATACTTCACTGATCTTTTCGATTACCTACCTCTCACCGCACTCATCGAAAACCAGATCTTCTGCCTCCACGGCGGCCTGAGTCCGTCGATCGACACGCTTGACAACATTCGGTCCCTGGATCGGATCCAGGAGGTACCCCACGAGGGACCGATGTGTGACCTGCTGTGGAGCGACCCCGACGACCGATGTGGTTGGGGAATCTCGCCCCGTGGTGCTGGATACACCTTCGGGCAGGATATCTCGGAAGCATTTAATCATAACAACGGCTTGACTCTGGTTGCACGAGCGCATCAGCTTGTAATGGAGGGATATAATTGGTCGCAGGATCGGAACGTGGTCACAATTTTCTCAGGTAGGTGCCCCGGTCATAATGCTTCGCCCCGGGGCCATAGCTAATACGCATTCCAGCGCCGAATTATTGTTACCGCTGCGGTAACCAAGCCGCGATTATGGAGATTGATGAGCATTTGAAGTATACATTGTATGTGACTCTTTCATCCTCTC
The sequence above is a segment of the Aspergillus flavus chromosome 4, complete sequence genome. Coding sequences within it:
- a CDS encoding fungal-specific transcription factor domain-containing protein — its product is MPRAGPACLTCREKCRKCDRARPNCQRCISKGLVCGGYPEQFRFCGIASRGKWKGARIPVSTQRSRNAADRANMEQDIHQQQTQGTMNAAPTPPEAYPPRSDKLNADTQEMSNEVAEILRLPETETLLTHYDEFICPHQISEIGNESDNPYRSYILPLARKQIGLLYAVLGFSASHLGQLTGNQTMHEATAVEYRMKAIRALSEEIRRSQASTLLEDEQDAVLAIIQILLLHDIAESGISTHGIHITGAMSVCKRLLISEGLSGHRRRAVFFLGNLAWLDIIRAFAGPERLCFSQDIRELVACASESTFEMVNGCPREVFLIIGGILEKSKEHTLGWLTWDEYQIAMLVAKHKLYSWDSKEKMYPSTDPRWLAVAESFRFACILRILRLLDDLRPAKSPEIQECVARILDATATIPSDCPLIELLILPLFMAGADSLARHSQYYILSRFKEIERRSEIRNPVPRDLLEKVWAARAAQPPDDDKNVSWTSFKHKLVAISYYELNEMLLRCCLKRGDIVIFWWLCALCHSIQAFIPPRLVANAARIDLSSRNRCNIVNKLAITTASCSCPPLSGSNSTPSLKSVGSHTTMPT
- a CDS encoding acetyltransferase, CysE/LacA/LpxA/NodL family (conserved hypothetical protein), translated to MTTSKEWQKMLNGELYWAWDEDLQANRERCKLACQRFNEAGQVSRRRRVELWRDIIGDTRPLPPPLIDTKADEDQFKDTDPFVDPPISIDHGLNFKVGKGTFLNFNLLVLDTCLVTIGERVLFGPNVSIYGATHPMDPAVRRGLEGPEAGKEVHVEDDVWIGGSVIILAGVRIGRGSTVGAGSVVTRDVPPFHFAAGNPARVIKKIETSMDSEQQSMQ
- a CDS encoding PI31 proteasome regulator N-terminal-domain-containing protein — protein: MAGNLDVLRAENVLDLAQKALQGDGSVEYSLKTPYEAVALIGHACMLAVNFRLVGLGEEHTIEGSSENPTLPPGWNANDTVSFRYAHSQSSMQYLLKVSRIGNNALIFALALGDDKTTSFDIPVKDFISASALPVSSSSQSNATLSEVFISTPRLNDLIGLFKINVIQKLAPGIYKEGYEATSQSVREQPQERPPRRDPLRDDQIPQPARPYPFDDPLATRPRRPVPPGDFAPPGFEDEYEIQRPPRGIPLGMGGRNPLNIGDRDLYPPGLGPHDPLRGGIGPGLGGGGGGGMHPTFDDPLFGGPQGGGYDPQAPPGARYDPVGPGFGAPFGRGRGPSGGRGAGGGGGFGGFGFGGDII
- a CDS encoding acyl-CoA dehydrogenase family protein, whose product is MSKTFSRAEVAKHNTEDSVWCIIDHRVYDLTDFLDAHPGGSVVLNQVAGQDATAEFYNLHRQEVLEKYRDELCIGTVEGETPEIAPREPGSLSEVPYAEPLWLRPDFKNPYYKESHRRLQRAVREFTDRYIYPEAQEKEKDGTYISQELIDRMAEAGILAMRLGPGKHLHGRKLLGGAVDGKEFDYLHDLIVSQELSRANARGFSDGNMAGMAISLTAVQQWLRNVPLRDQITDEVLSGRKKMCLAITEAFAGSDVAGLRTTATKTPDGKHYIINGTKKWITNGMFADYFVVGCRTEKGFSVILVPRGEGVETKLIKTSYSTAAGTAYIQFENVKVPVENLLGEEHKGFIVIMSNFNHERFMMACGTIRMAMTVVEECMKWCNQRIVFGKKLIEQPVMRQKLARMISLCESNQAWLESIAYQMCNMTYKEQATHLGGPIGLLKSHATRAAQEIAEQATNIFGGRGLTQTGMGKVIEMFHRTYKFDAILGGTEEILADLGVRQAMKKFPKAML
- a CDS encoding uncharacterized protein (serine/threonine-protein phosphatase PP2A catalytic subunit), which codes for MDNNMEIDTARSPEPHRLSPTSDPGSIPTLDGWIENLMSCKQLAEEDVRRLCDRAREVLQEESNVQPVKCPVTVCGDIHGQFHDLMELFRIGGPNPDTNYLFMGDYVDRGYYSVETVTLLVCLKIRYPQRITILRGNHESRQITQVYGFYDECLRKYGNANVWKYFTDLFDYLPLTALIENQIFCLHGGLSPSIDTLDNIRSLDRIQEVPHEGPMCDLLWSDPDDRCGWGISPRGAGYTFGQDISEAFNHNNGLTLVARAHQLVMEGYNWSQDRNVVTIFSAPNYCYRCGNQAAIMEIDEHLKYTFLQFDPCPRAGEPMVSRRTPDYFL
- a CDS encoding uncharacterized protein (expressed protein), which gives rise to MPIEVDVVHLDTYVKAKVIEKIPCIPLKVLLDSISELNPTTWVSSVSLRDSHHMNRSFPLSAHLSFELQLQRSQSYIHAVIAIKIPPNIPDTAQKKDPLRSSTCRGKKSTELTQNVAMTSTISQDSAEASSGTAANHHPFHGNLVKGPSRRRTSNRAQLCGQSYTISRERLSFVT